The following proteins are encoded in a genomic region of Sebastes fasciatus isolate fSebFas1 chromosome 14, fSebFas1.pri, whole genome shotgun sequence:
- the LOC141782495 gene encoding rhodopsin kinase GRK1-like, translating into MDIGGLTTVVANSAYINARGSIDGSAAAARDKKYHSRLKLPHITVCEDLRDTLDIAFDVVCVEQPIGKRLFREFLDANAEYHGACRLWKDIEGYDLAEDSDRAKKASKIVDRYMDPAAKHYCPYLSEDIIAKVKESQEAAGDDLFAAALATTLDFLREAPYTFFMESLYLKRYVQWKWLEMQPMDADWFLDFRVLGKGGFGEVSACQMKATGKLYACKKLNKKRLKKRKGFEGAMVEKRILEKVHSRFIVSLAYAFQTKDELCLVMTIMNGGDLKYHIYLVDENNPGFDEPRACFYIAQIIQGMEHLHQKRIIYRDLKPENVLLDNDGNVRISDLGLAVELKEGKTQTKGYAGTPGYMAPEMLKGEKYDSSVDYFTLGVTLFEFIAAKNPFRNRGEKVDREEMKERMLTREVTYLENFSEHTKTLCDGLMAKEVDKRMGFKNGCCDEIRAHPFFNDINWRKLNAGILPPPFVPDSKVVYAKSLDDVGAFSSVKGVAIDDPDKTFFDEFSSGNIPIPWQEEMIETGIYGELNIWGPSGSVPNDLRRESILEQPKSSTCCIS; encoded by the exons ATGGACATCGGAGGATTGACCACAGTGGTAGCAAATTCTGCTTACATCAATGCTCGTGGAAGCATCGAtggctcagcagcagcagctcgtgATAAGAAGTACCATTCTCGCCTCAAACTGCCCCACATCACCGTGTGTGAGGACCTGAGAGACACCTTGGATATTGCCTTTGACGTAGTCTGCGTGGAACAGCCCATTGGTAAACGCCTCTTTAGGGAATTCTTGGATGCGAATGCAGAGTATCACGGGGCTTGCCGTTTGTGGAAAGACATCGAGGGGTACGACCTGGCGGAGGATTCTGACCGGGCAAAGAAGGCCTCAAAGATTGTCGATCGTTACATGGACCCCGCTGCCAAACACTACTGCCCGTACCTGTCTGAGGACATCATAGCTAAGGTGAAGGAAAGCCAGGAGGCTGCAGGCGATGATTTGTTTGCGGCAGCATTGGCCACAACGTTGGACTTTCTGCGCGAGGCTCCCTACACTTTCTTCATGGAGAGTTTGTACCTGAAGAGGTATGTGCAGTGGAAGTGGCTTGAGATGCAGCCCATGGATGCAGACTGGTTCCTAGACTTCCGTGTGCTGGGGAAAGGTGGGTTTGGGGAGGTGTCTGCCTGTCAGATGAAAGCCACAGGAAAACTGTACGCCTGTAAGAAACTCAACAAGAAGAGgctgaagaagaggaaaggCTTTGAG GGGGCGATGGTGGAGAAGAGGATTCTTGAGAAGGTTCACAGTCGCTTCATTGTGTCATTGGCGTATGCCTTCCAGACAAAGGACGAACTTTGCCTGGTCATGACCATCATGAATGGAGGAGACCTCAA GTACCATATCTACCTGGTGGATGAGAACAACCCGGGGTTTGACGAGCCCAGAGCCTGTTTTTACATCGCTCAGATCATCCAAGGCATGGAGCACCTCCACCAGAAAAGAATCATCTACAGAGATCTCAAACCAGAAAATGTTCTGCTAGATAATGAtg GGAACGTGCGTATATCTGACCTGGGTCTTGCCGTGGAGCTAAAAGAAGGCAAAACACAGACCAAAGGATATGCTGGGACACCAG GGTACATGGCTCCAGAGATGCTGAAAGGAGAGAAGTATGACTCCTCAGTCGACTACTTCACTCTCGGAGTGACACTGTTTGAGTTCATCGCTGCTAAGAACCCGTTCAGAAACAGGGGCGAGAAG GTCGATCGTGAGGAGATGAAAGAGCGCATGCTGACACGGGAGGTGACATATCTGGAGAATTTCAGTGAGCATACAAAGACGCTCTGTGATGGGCTGATGGCTAAGGAGGTTGATAAGAGGATGGGTTTTAAGAATGGATGCTGTGATGAGATCAGAGCGCACCCATTTTTCAATGACATCAACTGGAGGAAACTGAATGCAG GTATTCTGCCTCCTCCTTTCGTCCCGGACTCTAAAGTGGTGTACGCTAAAAGTCTGGATGACGTCGGGGCTTTCTCCTCGGTGAAGGGAGTGGCCATCGATGACCCTGACAAGACCTTTTTTGACGAGTTTTCCTCCGGCAACATCCCCATCCCCTGGCAAGAGGAGATGATCGAAACGGGCATTTATGGAGAGCTCAACATTTGGGGTCCTAGTGGCAGCGTCCCGAACGACCTCCGCAGGGAGTCCATACTAGAGCAGCCAAAGTCATCAACCTGCTGCATATCGTAG